The following DNA comes from Nocardioides sp. JQ2195.
CGACTGTGCAGAGCCGAGGAAGGTCGCCGAGTTCTGGTGCGAGGTCCTGGGCTACGTGCAGCCACCCGTGGACGAGGACGACGACGACTCGTGGGCCGCTGCCCAGGACCCCACGGGCGCAGGTCCGCGGATGTACTTCCAGCGCGTGCCCGAGAGCAAGGTGGTCAAGAACCGGGTGCACGTGGACGTGCGAGCGGTCGCCGGGCTGGCCGGCGAGGAACGCCTGGCCGCGCTCGAGGCCGAGTGCGCGCGACTCCTCCCCCTCGGCGCCACGCGGGTGCGACTGATGCCGGCCGACGAGGAGAACGAGTCCTGCCTGGTGATGCAGGACGTCGAGGGCAACGAGTTCTGCCTCGATTGAGGTCCCCGAACTGGCCTGTGCCGGCTCCGGGGCTAGGCGCCCAGCGTCGTGCGGACGGCGTACAGCTCGGGGAAGAAGGTCAGCTCGAGTGCCTTCTTCAGGAACGGGGCACCACTGGACCCGCCGGTGCCGGTCTTCATCCCGATGATGCGCTCGACGGTCTTGAGGTGGCGGAAGCGCCAGTGCTGGAAGTTGTCCTCGAGGTCGACCAGCTCCTCGCACGTCTCGTAGGCCGCCCAGTTGTTGCCTGCGTCGGCGTAGATCCCCTGGAAGACCGGCACGAGGTCCTCGCGGAAGGTCCAGGCCTTGGTGACGTCGCGATCGAGGATCTCGATCGGCACCGGGTAGTCGTGCCGGGCGAGGTAGCGCAGGAACTCGTCGTAGAGCGACGGGGCGTGCAGGGCCCGCCGGACGATCTCCAGTGCGGGCGGGTCCGCCTCGAAGACCTTCAGCATCGCGGCGTTCTTGTTGCCGAGCGCGAACTCGACCGCGCGGTACTGCCAGGACTGGAAACCACTGGAGCTGCCCAGCGAGCCGCGGAACTCGGCGTACTCGCTCGGTGTGAGCGTGGCCAGCACCGACCACTGCTCGGTCAACGTCTTCTGGATGTGCTTGACCCGGGCCACGCACTTCAGCGCCGGCGCCAGGTCGTCGACGCGGAGCAGGGCGCAGGCGTGCTCGAGCTCGTGGAGCACCAGCTTGAGCCACAGCTCGGTGGTCTGGTGCTGGACGATGAAGAGCAGCTCGTCGTGGTGCTCGGGGTCGCTGATCGGGCGTTGGGCGGAGAGCAGGGTGGCCAGGTCGAGGTAGCCGCCGTAGCTCATCCGGTCACTGAAGTCGGTGACGACGCCGTCCTCGATGGCTCGGGTGTTGGCGTCGACACCGCTCGTGGAATCGGTCATTGGTTCCTCCCTCAGCCACCGTATCGGGTGCGCAGAGGGGCGTAGGGTCCGAGGCGTGAAGCCCCTCGG
Coding sequences within:
- a CDS encoding VOC family protein, whose amino-acid sequence is MTSIKQVQITFDCAEPRKVAEFWCEVLGYVQPPVDEDDDDSWAAAQDPTGAGPRMYFQRVPESKVVKNRVHVDVRAVAGLAGEERLAALEAECARLLPLGATRVRLMPADEENESCLVMQDVEGNEFCLD
- the kynA gene encoding tryptophan 2,3-dioxygenase produces the protein MTDSTSGVDANTRAIEDGVVTDFSDRMSYGGYLDLATLLSAQRPISDPEHHDELLFIVQHQTTELWLKLVLHELEHACALLRVDDLAPALKCVARVKHIQKTLTEQWSVLATLTPSEYAEFRGSLGSSSGFQSWQYRAVEFALGNKNAAMLKVFEADPPALEIVRRALHAPSLYDEFLRYLARHDYPVPIEILDRDVTKAWTFREDLVPVFQGIYADAGNNWAAYETCEELVDLEDNFQHWRFRHLKTVERIIGMKTGTGGSSGAPFLKKALELTFFPELYAVRTTLGA